A genomic stretch from Lathyrus oleraceus cultivar Zhongwan6 chromosome 2, CAAS_Psat_ZW6_1.0, whole genome shotgun sequence includes:
- the LOC127120904 gene encoding transcription factor MYB92, with amino-acid sequence MMRTPMNDESGLKKGPWSPEEDKILVDHIQKHGHGSWRALPKLAGLNRCGKSCRLRWNNYLRPDIRRGKFSDEEENLIINLHSVLGNKWAAIATHLPGRTDNEIKNFWNTHLKKKLMQMGLDPVTHRPRTDHLDLLTNLQQIILNAANIVTNCDINNVLRLQQYSQLPQCLINDLLGFNHNNIQNFYDGSNIGFSSQIVHPNHLQNFQAPLQQFLPQECDYFQNFDEQMDNTNVSSNTLPKLVSVSPQCSLTDKLDEENIINEKDRSCNISSSSFETLGDFMNEDADAYWKDFLE; translated from the exons ATGATGAGAACACCAATGAATGATGAAAGTGGTTTGAAGAAAGGTCCATGGAGTCCAGAAGAAGATAAAATATTAGTTGATCATATTCAGAAACATGGCCATGGAAGTTGGAGAGCTCTTCCAAAACTTGCAGGATTGAATAGATGTGGAAAGAGTTGTAGATTAAGATGGAATAATTATCTAAGGCCTGATATTAGAAGAGGAAAATTCTCTGATGAAGAAGAGAATCTCATTATCAATTTACATTCAGTTCTTGGAAATAA GTGGGCAGCTATAGCAACACATCTTCCAGGAAGGACTGATAATGAAATAAAGAATTTTTGGAACACACATTTAAAGAAAAAGCTAATGCAAATGGGGTTAGATCCTGTGACACACAGGCCAAGAACAGATCACCTAGACCTTCTTACCAATCTTCAACAAATAATATTGAATGCTGCAAATATTGTCACTAATTGTGACATAAATAATGTTCTAAGGTTACAACAATATTCACAGCTTCCACAATGTTTGATAAATGATCTTTTGGGATTTAATCATAATAACATACAAAATTTCTATGATGGTTCCAATATTGGTTTTTCTTCTCAAATCGTTCACCCTAATCATTTGCAAAATTTTCAAGCCCCTCTTCAGCAATTTTTGCCACAAGAATGTGACTACTTtcaaaattttgatgaacaaATGGATAATACAAATGTTTCGTCAAATACACTTCCAAAGTTAGTTTCGGTCTCGCCTCAATGTTCGCTAACAGATAAATTAGACGaagaaaatataataaatgaaAAAGATCGGAGTTGCAACATTTCTTCCTCTAGTTTTGAAACATTGGGAGATTTTATGAATGAAGATGCAGATGCTTATTGGAAAGATTTCCTAGAGTAA
- the LOC127120905 gene encoding uncharacterized protein LOC127120905: MWPAIICGLIIYKLFKCFFYDDDVSDIEASDSTVLFNVADRLQKLFGGKVFVGLRIPDADSASPQSIDIVLVTKRELLVISVKNFSGILTVHGDGTWHSEKPGKHNKVERHPDPVEEVRKQASILESYLEQRGVVLPKGFLTCKVILPNPKLCTIPTSDFPPEVITHEQWKLQKPGTKSVITSWVKSAFLSGKNDMQESGNKNLEFVLSTAPIWDRLELKGNKYALGEFLEFKGKAEDVEALRHIRRSKVGSMIIQKTSMFGLAPSTLQVLYTLRDYRTEGASAPELNEVTVRSNTEIIFQAENGTKIRKFKLSSVCSMHLSA; encoded by the exons ATGTGGCCTGCGATTATCTGTGGTTTGATTATTTACAAATTGTTCAAATGCTTCTTCTACGACGATGACGTTTCTGACATTGAAGCTTCCGATTCCACTGTTCTCTTCAACGTCGCTGATAG GCTTCAAAAGCTTTTTGGAGGTAAGGTTTTTGTTGGTCTCAGAATTCCCGATGCCGATTCTGCTTCACCACAATCCATTGATATCGTTCTTGTTACTAAACG AGAGCTACTAGTGATATCCGTGAAGAATTTCTCAGGGATTTTGACAGTTCATGGTGATGGTACTTGGCACTCTGAAAAGCCAGGCAAACATAATAAAGTTGAGCGTCACCCTGATCCG GTGGAAGAAGTAAGAAAGCAAGCTTCTATTCTTGAATCCTATCTTGAACAAAGAGGGGTTGTTCTACCTAAAGGGTTTCTAACTTGTAAAGTTATACTTCCAAATCCTAAGTTATG TACCATTCCTACAAGTGATTTTCCACCTGAAGTTATTACCCATGAACAATGGAAGCTACAGAAGCCAGGGACAAAGAGTGTGATCACTAGTTGggtaaagagtgcctttcttagCGGGAAGAACGATATGCAAGAATCTGGTAATAAGAATCTTGAATTTGTTCTGAGCACAGCTCCAATATGGGATAG GTTGGAACTGAAAGGCAACAAGTATGCATTGGGAGAGTTCCTTGAATTTAAGGGCAAAGcagaagatgttgaggcattaAGACATATCAGAAGATCAAAAGTTGGTAGCATGATAATCCAGAAGACAAGCATGTTTGGACTAG CTCCTTCTACGCTTCAAGTTTTATACACTTTGCGCGACTATAGAACTGAGGGAGCATCAGCACCAGAGTTGAATGAAGTGACTGTAAGATCAAATACCGAGATCATCTTTCAGGCAGAAAATGGTACCAAGATCAGAAAGTTTAAGCTCTCTTCAGTCTGCTCTATGCATCTTAGCGCATAA
- the LOC127120906 gene encoding WEB family protein At5g16730, chloroplastic: MASKSRSGLSESSNKAASPATPNKATLSKVPPATPNKTSPATPRVSKLGRGVSKPESESPSPLQASRLSAEKSSPRSLNSKPVAERKSPRPTTPADKPAPRVAVKSSELQTQLNVAQEDLKKAKDQLVQAEKEKVKAINELKEAQKVSEEANEKLREAMVAQKRAEDDSEIEKFRAVELEQAGIEAAQKKEEEWQKELESVRNQHALDVSALLTTTQELQRVKQELVMTCDAKNQALSHADDATKIAELHVEKAEILSAELIRLKGLLDSKMETEASENKIVLELQTEIEALRQELEKAKGYGEKLAEKEALIEQLNVEFEAAKMTESYAHSVLDEWRKKVEELELKVEEANKLERSASLSLESATKQLESKNELLHDAESEISSLKEKVAMLETTIGRQRGDLEDSEHCLLVAKEENLELLKKVGSLESEIEAVNKEKAQALNNEKLSASSVQILLEDKNKLINELEISRDEEEKTKKAMDSLASALHEVSAEARESKEKLLSYQAEHESYETQIQDLKSVLEASEEKFESMLNNAHHEIDVLTSSIENSNIDIANSKAEWEQKEHHLVNCLKKTEEENSSLGNEINRLISLLKETEEEANVKREEEAQLKENMKEVEAEVIHLQEALKEAHAENMKLKESLLDKENEFQNIFQENEDLRSREYTSIKKVEELSKSLEEATTRNQSEENGDLTDSEKDYDLLPKVVEFSEENGHGGESGISKDELLVSVSASANEENIVLKDKFEKTESFKSDNVNGKPKKVDEGKEKDDSVELKMWESCKIEKKEFSPEKVTEPEESFEEEVESKIDDSETNRTTVTENIDDGGSSPTKQQVVKKKKKALLGKFGSLLKKKSGGK, encoded by the exons ATGGCTTCTAAATCCAG ATCTGGTTTATCGGAATCGTCGAACAAAGCAGCGTCACCGGCTACTCCTAACAAAGCAACTCTCAGCAAAGTGCCACCGGCAACTCCTAATAAAACATCACCTGCAACTCCGAGAGTTAGTAAACTCGGTAGAGGTGTGTCTAAACCGGAATCTGAGTCGCCTTCGCCGTTGCAAGCTTCGCGCCTTTCTGCTGAAAAATCATCGCCGCGATCTTTGAATTCAAAGCCGGTTGCTGAGAGGAAATCGCCGAGACCTACCACACCAGCTGAT AAGCCAGCACCGAGAGTTGCTGTGAAGAGTTCGGAATTGCAGACACAGTTAAATGTCGCGCAAGAAGATCTAAAGAAAGCGAAGGATCAGCTGGTTCAGGCTGAGAAAGAGAAAGTAAAGGCGATAAATGAGCTTAAAGAAGCGCAAAAAGTGTCTGAGGAAGCAAATGAGAAACTCAGGGAGGCAATGGTGGCTCAGAAGCGTGCTGAGGATGATTCGGAGATTGAAAAGTTCCGAGCTGTTGAGCTGGAGCAGGCTGGAATTGAAGCTGCTCAGAAGAAAGAAGAGGAATGGCAGAAAGAGCTTGAAAGCGTGAGGAACCAGCATGCTTTGGATGTGTCGGCTCTTCTCACCACCACTCAGGAGCTTCAGCGAGTTAAGCAAGAACTCGTCATGACTTGTGATGCGAAGAACCAGGCACTGAGTCATGCCGATGATGCAACTAAAATTGCTGAGCTTCATGTTGAGAAAGCGGAGATTCTTTCGGCTGAACTGATACGGTTGAAGGGCTTACTAGATTCAAAGATGGAAACCGAGGCAAGTGAAAACAAGATTGTGTTGGAGCTGCAAACGGAGATTGAAGCTCTTCGGCAAGAGCTTGAAAAGGCCAAGGGTTACGGTGAAAAGTTGGCAGAGAAAGAGGCTTTGATTGAGCAGCTTAATGTTGAGTTTGAAGCTGCTAAGATGACTGAATCTTATGCGCATAGCGTGCTAGACGAGTGGAGAAAGAAGGTCGAGGAACTAGAATTGAAGGTCGAAGAAGCAAATAAGTTAGAGAGATCCGCGTCATTATCCTTGGAATCTGCAACGAAACAGCTAGAAAGTAAAAACGAACTGTTGCATGATGCAGAATCTGAAATTTCTAGTCTTAAAGAGAAAGTGGCAATGTTGGAAACGACAATTGGGAGGCAAAGAGGAGATCTCGAGGATTCGGAGCACTGTCTTCTCGTGGCTAAGGAAGAAAATCTTGAACTGTTAAAGAAGGTTGGATCTCTCGAATCTGAAATTGAGGCGGTTAATAAAGAGAAAGCTCAGGCGTTGAACAACGAAAAGCTTTCAGCTTCAAGTGTGCAGATCCTATTAGAAGACAAAAACAAACTTATCAATGAATTGGAGATTTCTCGAGACGAAGAAGAAAAGACCAAAAAGGCCATGGACAGCTTAGCTTCTGCGTTGCATGAAGTATCTGCAGAAGCCCGAGAATCCAAAGAGAAGCTATTATCTTACCAAGCTGAACATGAAAGCTATGAGACTCAAATTCAAGATTTAAAATCAGTCTTAGAAGCTAGTGAAGAAAAATTCGAGTCCATGCTTAACAATGCACATCACGAGATTGATGTTCTTACATCTAGTATTGAAAATTCCAACATTGATATTGCAAACTCCAAAGCGGAGTGGGAGCAGAAAGAACATCATCTTGTGAACTGCTTAAAGAAAACGGAAGAAGAAAACTCGTCCCTCGGAAACGAAATAAACAGGTTGATTTCTTTACTGAAAGAAACCGAGGAAGAAGCGAATGTCAAAAGAGAGGAAGAAGCTCAGCTAAAGGAAAACATGAAAGAAGTTGAGGCTGAGGTGATCCATCTGCAGGAAGCACTTAAAGAAGCACATGCTGAGAACATGAAGTTGAAGGAGAGTTTACTGGATAAAGAAAACGAGTTTCAGAATATTTTTCAAGAAAACGAGGACCTCCGGTCTAGAGAATACACATCCATTAAGAAGGTGGAGGAGCTATCTAAGTCGCTCGAAGAAGCTACAACACGAAACCAAAGCGAGGAAAACGGTGATCTCACCGATAGCGAGAAGGACTACGATTTGCTTCCTAAAGTAGTAGAATTCTCTGAAGAGAATGGACATGGAGGAGAGAGCGGCATATCGAAGGATGAGCTTTTGGTTTCGGTTTCGGCTTCGGCCAATGAAGAAAACATTGTCTTGAAAGACAAGTTTGAAAAAACCGAATCTTTCAAATCTGATAATGTGAATGGAAAACCAAAGAAAGTTGACGAGGGAAAGGAAAAAGATGATTCTGTTGAGTTGAAAATGTGGGAGAGCTGCAAGATAGAGAAAAAGGAGTTCTCGCCAGAGAAAGTAACAGAACCAGAAGAATCGTTTGAAGAGGAAGTTGAGTCAAAGATAGACGATAGCGAGACAAATCGAACAACTGTGACAGAGAACATTGACGACGGTGGAAGTTCGCCAACAAAGCAACAAGTGgtgaaaaagaagaagaaagcTTTGCTTGGTAAGTTCGGAAGCCTGTTGAAGAAAAAGAGTGGTGGCAAATAG